The following proteins are co-located in the Mycolicibacterium goodii genome:
- a CDS encoding TetR/AcrR family transcriptional regulator has protein sequence MAARTHSADPRAERVRTRLHEAAFALAHERQVDELTVSDIVGRAGVSRQVFYQHFGDRDEAIAAAFATEFSRAVDGLRGDPRARIVRLFDFAGEHRAMYRNVTPSAVTQRVVNAFRDQLTPACAEIAEQGMTVVAPIAGLTPQAVTRFLVGGFVEVLRSWMEDPEAGDARDLRDRVAAAFDTVNALLTVPRP, from the coding sequence ATGGCAGCACGCACCCACAGCGCCGACCCGCGCGCCGAACGCGTCCGGACCCGGCTGCACGAGGCGGCGTTCGCGCTCGCGCACGAACGCCAGGTCGACGAACTCACCGTGAGCGACATCGTCGGCCGCGCAGGTGTCAGCCGCCAGGTCTTCTATCAGCACTTCGGCGATCGCGACGAGGCGATCGCCGCGGCGTTCGCTACCGAGTTCAGCCGCGCGGTCGACGGTCTGCGCGGCGACCCGCGGGCCCGCATCGTCCGGCTGTTCGACTTCGCCGGCGAACACCGCGCGATGTACCGCAATGTCACCCCCAGCGCGGTCACCCAACGTGTGGTCAACGCGTTCCGCGACCAACTCACCCCGGCCTGCGCCGAGATCGCCGAGCAGGGCATGACCGTCGTCGCACCCATCGCCGGGCTGACACCGCAGGCCGTCACACGGTTCCTCGTCGGCGGCTTCGTCGAGGTGCTGCGCAGCTGGATGGAAGACCCCGAGGCCGGTGACGCCCGCGACCTGCGCGACCGCGTCGCGGCGGCGTTCGACACCGTCAACGCCCTGCTCACCGTCCCCCGCCCATAA
- a CDS encoding PaaI family thioesterase, whose amino-acid sequence MPGFTHVEGLSSADVQRLRETYEPLAQSVRELIDATIRSEVDGADVAAAKAHIDAAIELLRAEQIDGPFGVRVTSDGDRMPWGNPAIGIRNAIAPPLRIVRGGEGGGEGVVSAAFHLGAAYEGPPGQVHGGIVAMVLDHVLGEVAASDPNTPRFTGTLTIRYLRATPLGDLRAEGRITRTDGIKTFAVGHVYDAEGITAEAEGVFIPPKWARG is encoded by the coding sequence ATGCCGGGCTTCACCCATGTCGAAGGACTCAGCTCAGCGGACGTGCAACGGCTGCGCGAAACCTACGAGCCGTTGGCGCAGTCGGTGCGCGAACTCATCGACGCGACGATCCGCTCGGAGGTGGACGGCGCCGACGTGGCTGCGGCCAAGGCGCACATCGACGCCGCGATCGAACTGTTGCGCGCCGAACAGATCGACGGTCCGTTCGGTGTCCGCGTCACCTCCGACGGGGACCGGATGCCGTGGGGCAACCCGGCGATCGGGATCCGCAACGCGATCGCGCCGCCGCTGCGGATCGTCCGCGGCGGTGAGGGTGGCGGTGAGGGTGTGGTGTCCGCGGCCTTTCACCTCGGTGCGGCCTACGAGGGCCCGCCGGGTCAGGTTCACGGCGGCATCGTGGCCATGGTGCTCGACCATGTGCTCGGTGAGGTGGCAGCGAGCGATCCGAACACACCGCGGTTCACCGGGACGCTGACCATCCGCTACCTGCGCGCGACGCCACTGGGCGATCTGCGCGCCGAGGGCCGGATCACCCGCACCGACGGCATCAAAACCTTTGCCGTCGGCCATGTTTACGACGCCGAGGGCATCACCGCGGAAGCCGAGGGCGTATTCATCCCGCCGAAGTGGGCGCGCGGCTGA